Below is a genomic region from Triticum dicoccoides isolate Atlit2015 ecotype Zavitan chromosome 5A, WEW_v2.0, whole genome shotgun sequence.
ATATATATGTGGCTGTTCCAGAATATCTCAGTAAGGATACTGAAGATAGAATGAAAAATTGGTGAAACACCGGTAATAACACTGAAGTACAGCAGAGGAAAAACGTCATGGCATAGCATAAGATGTAAAATCTCATACCAGCCAAGCACAGAGCTAACCTCAACATGTTAGGAGAGGTTAGGTGACGTATGGATAATCCCTGTAGCCGAATAAGACGATGCATATTCTTCTATATTCTCCAACCTGAAAATATTGATAGTGTTAGAGAAGCTAGTCTCCGTGAAAGCTATCCAAAGGTATCCAGATTGACGTTTTGTTTTGATAAAAAGCTAAAAGCATACCTGTACAGATAATTGACCATGATACCTCCACTTTGTTCAATGCCCTTCTCGGATTGGTCGGCCATCCAGTTTATTCTCTCAACCATCTACCATAAAATAAAAGTGGTGTTCAGCTGTTATGTAATGCCCACTGAATTGTTTCAAACAGCTACTCCTTGAAAGTCAATATAATTAAGCCCAAAGTTCATACGGAGAAACGCAACAGTACATCATGTCAGAAAACGAAATTACAATGTGGTTCGGGGACAGGTATTAGAATTTTAATTTCAGGTAGAAGACCAAAGAAAAAACATCTGGTTTCTTAAGTCTGAGCCCAGCACAGCCGCATCCAATACTCAGGATCGATATTTAAAGTTAAGACTGAATGGGGTGACAGTGGCTATCTTACTGCTCCATTTTGCAAGTGAAAATTAGCAACAGCATCTAGAGCTTttcctcgtattgtctctctggtaAGATACCTATACATCATATGAGAAGGCTGTCAGCTTCTGCAATTGAAACATATAATGTTCCATCCATTCAGAGAATGAATAGTGTTAACTCCAATCTTTGGTAACATTCCCAAATTCCAATGTGTCTTTTTACATACCTTACACACAAACGCATAAGAGGAGATTTCAGCGCAGCAGATAATTTGTCAGACTTTGCCCATTGACTTGATTTCAGTATATCTTGCaaaagttcaattccttgtttaccGTTGACTTGATCGCTGCAATAACAGTAAGGGCACAAATGACAATATATCAAGAAGTGATCATTTACCCTATTCGTTTTAAAATGATGGGTAGCCAAAATATTAACAGCGGAATTTTAAAATTAAGATAACCATTTCCTTCAGCAATTCAAAGCATGTGAAAGAAAGTACAAAGATCATGGGCACTAACTTCCCAAAAGAACAAAATAATGTTTTTGAGAAAAGGCTACATGTATAGAAGCCTTAGAAGGTGAAACTGGGTCAATTGAAATTCGCCATTTTGTTTTCTTAAATGGAACATACATGGCACTGTGTATCATCTTCTCTTCCTCCGGGAAAAGGATGGATTCTCTGAAAGTAGAACTGGCACCTTCTATCGAATTGCCCTCTTGCATCTCTGTCTCTGCTAATTTTATTTGAGAGGCCAACTTAGCGAGAAGCCATTGCATGAAACCAGGTATCGGGCTAAGAGTAGCAAAAATCTGTATAAAATACCAACAAATAAATACATAAAATTAGATGTACCAGTAAACATAGCTATAACAAACTTTCTTTGCATGATGAATTATACATTTACAATTGACGCTACACCCAGAGAAGCATGCAGTTTATTGCATTTCCAGACAACAATGATCGAGATATTAGAAGCGGTACCTGCACGGAAGGCATATCTTTTCTCAACATGTCAATGACACGCTTGAGAAGAAACTTTCCCAGATTAATACCTGATAAGCCTGGCTGACAACAGCAATAGATAATCAGTTTGTAGGTGCGAGTTTGTCGCCCAAACTAGCACAATACATCCCTTGGTATTTATAATCCTTAAAAACTTTGTTTACCTGGGTTGATGATATTGAGTAAAACAGTGCACATTTAGCTTCACATTCAGCGATTGGAGGGACATCCAACAAAACTTCCTGATATGACAAGAGAACATAAGGTGCAAAGAAGTAGAGTAGAGTGCCCATTTATTAAAAGAACTCATGCCAAACTATAATAACCTGTATAGATGTGGCCATATCTTTGAGGAGAGCAACTTCGATGAAAATCAGGGGCTCCCCTAGTGTTAATGAAGACAGTAATAGCACTCAGACAAAGTTACTACGAGATCTAAAACCATCATCCTAGAAACTGTGAATCACTCTGTTCATAATACTATGAAAATATGTTTATTTTATCCCTAAGAAAATTTCAAACATGTGCAGGCAATACTACTGATATTGTGCAATCTAAATATCAATTCTTGGTACAACATCTGGGCATGCGTGGTCAAAATTTATAAGTTTCAGTTGTACCATCAGCAGTAATAGTCCCAATGTGCAAAAATCACAATCAGAAACAAAATGTCCCAACTAACCTGGTATCGCAGGATGGAAGTAACCAAAACAACGTCGGCCCACACCCA
It encodes:
- the LOC119301487 gene encoding malonyl-CoA decarboxylase, mitochondrial-like, giving the protein MTRSHTPKSLAVLLRARMHPDSIPSPPPAPSPPASPELDPSARPAAASSVRHWLHASIAAASPPPAALECFSDGYRSLDRRGRHEILRSLATDYDVPRARVRDLMRQYVSVSATGEGGDEQPGAEREEGGAASALYRMERGLRDALRPKYAGFLEAMNAQPGGLKLLAVIRADLLALLGEENAPVLRALDGYLKEKLVTWLSPAALALHQITWDDPASLLEKIVAYEAVHPIRNLIDLKRRLGVGRRCFGYFHPAIPGEPLIFIEVALLKDMATSIQEVLLDVPPIAECEAKCALFYSISSTQPGLSGINLGKFLLKRVIDMLRKDMPSVQIFATLSPIPGFMQWLLAKLASQIKLAETEMQEGNSIEGASSTFRESILFPEEEKMIHSAIDQVNGKQGIELLQDILKSSQWAKSDKLSAALKSPLMRLCVRYLTRETIRGKALDAVANFHLQNGAMVERINWMADQSEKGIEQSGGIMVNYLYRLENIEEYASSYSATGIIHTSPNLS